In the genome of Candidatus Electrothrix rattekaaiensis, the window TCTGATCTCAGGATACAGATCAAGGGCATGGCGGTATTCCGGAATGAGCGGAATATTGGGACCAATTGTGGCCCGACTGTGCCCATGACCGCGAAAAGCAACATCAACCTCGGAACAACTCGGTCGCCAACGGCAGACACGGATATTGCCGAAAATCGGATCCAAGGGAGCGAGTTTTTCCAATAACCCTTCCAGAAAAGCCTTATCCTGAAACTGATCTGCGGAATGAACGTTGTTTTCCAAAAGGAAGAGAGTCAGCTTCTCCTGAATATTCATCCGCTCCAGAAAACTGTTGATCCTCCCGAAGAACGTGAACTTCTTGAGCAGGTTAACCATAGCCTGCCCCTCAATCTCTTTACCGTCTTCCCGGCGAACCCGGACAGTTTGTGCCGCCTGATCATAAAGATAGCTGTTCAGGGCATCGTCATCAATAAAGTATTGCTCCTTTTTCCCCCGACCCAACCTGTATAACGGCGGCTGGCCGATATAGACATAACCGTTTTCCACTAAGGGCAGCATCTGGCGATAAAAAAAAGTGAGGAGCAGGGTCCTGATATGCGCTCCGTCCACATCAGCATCGGTCATGATGATAATTTTGTGGTAGCGCAATTTCTCCTGATCAAACTCTTCCCGACCAATACCGGTACCTAGGGAGGCAATTAACTGTTTGATCTCCTCGGAACCGAGAATCTTGTCAAAACGGGCTTTTTCCACGTTCATAATCTTGCCGCGCAACGGTAGAATGGCCTGGACAGAACGGTCTCGGCCCTGTTTGGCAGAACCGCCCGCAGAGTCGCCCTCCACGATAAAAAGCTCCCGTTCCTCTGGATTTTTTGACTGGCATTCAGCGAGCTTACCCGCCATCATCACTGACAGACCGCCTTTTTTACGTGACAGCTCCCTGGCCCGTTTGGCTGCGTCTCTGGCCCGGGCCGCCTCAACCGCCTTGCTCAGTATCAGCCTAGCGACCTGAGGGTTTCTCTCCATATATTCGCCGAGTTTATCATTGCAAATAGAAGCGACAATCGACTTAACCTCGGAATTGCCGAGCTTGGTCTTGGTCTGCCCCTCAAACTGCGGATTGGGAACCCGTACGGAAACAATCGCGGTCAGGCCTTCGCGAACATCATCGCCGCCCATTTTCGCCTTCAGATTTTTAGGAATTATATCATCCGTGGCGTACTTATTGATACACTTGGTCAGGGAAGCCCGGAACCCGGCGACATGGGAACCCCCTTCACGCGTGTTGATATTATTGACAAAAGAAAAAAGTCGCTCAGAGTAACCGTCAAAATACTGCAGCGATATCTCGACCTGCACCTGATCCTTCTCTCCTTCAATGAAAATGGGATCAGGATGAACAGGAGTACGCTTGCGGTTCAGGTATTCCACATACTCCACGATCCCGCCTTTAAAATGAAACTCGTCTTCGGCCCCGTTGCGCTCATCCTTGAGAAAAATTACGATGCCTCGATTCAAGAAAGCAAGCTCGCGCAAACGGTTGCGCACGATTTCGTATTTAAACGTAACAGTTTCAGTAAAGATTGCAGGATCCGGCTTAAACGTGATCATGGTTCCGGTATGCTCGCTGGTCCCGACAATCTCCATCTCACCGGTTTTGTCGCCGCATTCATAATGCTGCCGGTAGATATTCCCGTTCCGTTTAATCTCGGCAGTTACGGCAGTACTGAGGGCGTTAACCACGGACACCCCGACGCCATGCAGCCCACCAGATACCTTATAGGAAGAGTGATCAAACTTACCACCTGCGTGCAGAGTTGTCATGACCAGCTCTAAAGCAGTCATGTCCTCGGTGGGATGTTTATCCACCGGAATACCGCGTCCGTTATCCTCAACCGAGACAGCACCGTCTTCACGGATAATCACTTTGATCCGATCACAATGGCCAGCCAACGCCTCATCAATAGAGTTATCCACCACCTCGTAAATCAGGTGATGCAATCCCTCTTCCGCAGTATTGCCTATATACATGGACGGACGCTTACGTACGGCTTCCAACCCATCAAGGACTTTGATCTGTTCCGCCCCGTAGGACGCGTTTCCCTGCTCGCTCACGTATCTCCCTTCTCCTGAAAAAAATTATTGCGAAGCTCCGGGTACACTCCCCCCGCCCTTTGCTGCCCACTGTAACAATTCCTTACATCAGATACTGGTACGTTGGGCCGGGTAGTTCGTTGCCCAAACAAGGTACTCGCGACTCACCCTGTCCCCGAAATTCTTCGCCTGCAAAAAGCAGTACATTATACTTTTTTTAAACGCAAAAGGCTACAACTTACACTCTGAAGAAACGAGCAGCAAAGGCTATCGCTGCCCCCTTATCAGCACCCCTCATCAGCAAATCAGCAATTCACATAATTCGTTGAAAACGGCTGATTCACCCCGACATGCGGCCAATCCTCTCCAACACAGAGACCAAAAGTTTTTTCAAAACATTGCGTGTTCGGATTATAAACACTGCATGTTCTCAATTCCCGATGAACTTTTCGACTCTCGTCCTTGTAGCGAATAACTGAATAGGCAGAGAGAGCCAGCTCCCCTTTTTCAATCATTTTAATTTCATACTCAGTCAATCTCTTCATAAAGGGCAAGCTCTTATGCATAATTTTCCCTCGGGACAAAAAGGCCTTTGGAGCCTGGCAAGGTATAAGAGTAGAAAACGCATCTCCACCGTTCGTCTTCTTCGTCACATTAATCCGCGTTTCAATCTGTACATTCCTCGCATCACCGTCACCGATATTCTCAATCTCATAACAAACAGACGGCATTGAGCCGGGTTTCATCTTCTTTAATCCGAGGGCTTTAATCCGCAAATTCGGCATATCCCCACAACTAGCTGTATAAACAATAAAAAGAACAAAAAGAATCGTACCAGAAACAAAATAAGGCTCTGTTTTTTCCGGCTGAAGACACGTCCAATACAGAGCTCCTTGAAATAAAAACAAAAGAAGACTTTTTGATATTATAGCCATTTTACCACCACCTAGTCGTTGAATATAACAGGTACAATTTATTACACTACAGTATAAAATACGATACTCAAATTCAGCATATTAATCAAGAGCAAACAGCTGAGAAATACAACTCCGTACCGATCAATACAAACAAGCTGTTATATCAAAAATTTTTTCTTCACTCGAAACTGCTCAGGCAACGTGAGATAGCGTTCTCCCTCTTCCGGTCTGCCGTGTTTCAGACATCCTTTACCGTAAACAGTGCATTTTCTCTCCAGCTCTGCAAGAGCCCATGTATACTGCTCCGAGCTTAACCGGCCACTCTCCAGGAGACGACAAAGAGAACGAATACGCCAAGTATCCATCCCCTGACGATGAAGAGCTGAGAGCTGGTCTGGTCGCCCGCCATCTTTCAAAGTGAGGGCCTCATCAATAAGAAGAAATTCTTCCTCCCTACTTACTCGCAACCAAAGATCATAATCTTCACAACAGAGCATATCCTCGGCAAACAGGCCGTAACGGGTAAAAAGTTCCCTCCGCACCATGACCGTGGACATCCCGACCACACACATTCGCAAAGAGCGATTGAATATCTCACCATGGGGAGGCGCGTGCTTCTTTTTCTGGTTAACCCGTTTTCCCTGCCGATACCAAATCTCCCGAGTATGGGAAATAAGATAGTGCGGTTGCCGCTCCATAGCTTCCAGCTGCATTTCCAGCTTACGCGGAGCCCAGCGATCATCGGAGTCAAGAAAACAGAAAAGATCATACTGGGCCTCGGCAATCCCCTTATTACGTGCTGCGGAAGCCCCTTTATTCTCCTGATACAGATAACGAATCGGCACCGCTGCAGACCCGCTGATCTTCCTGACGACCTCCGAAGTTGCATCAACGGAACCGTCATCAACCACCAGAATTTCTCCGCAGGCAAGGCTCTGGTCCAGCACCGAAGCAATTGCCTGTTCAAGAAATTCTGCCCGGTTACATGTCGGAATAATAACTGAAATCATTAGTCTCTCTCTTTTATCTTGTTCAGAACAAACCACTATACCCACACTTCCGCCCTCTTCCGTTTATTAAAATGGACTATCATCGATAAATACAAAACGATAACGTCCAGAAACTGCATTTTTTATTCACCAATAGGCTTATCATGTAACCCTTTTATTCTATATAAAAAATTATAAATACCAGTTCAATTTCTTGAATTCAACAAACGTTTTTTTCTTTTTCAACCATTTTTTTACTTCCCATTTCAGTACCACAAGGTAATATAAATGCTGTCAAACACACACTCAGGCTTATTCGTTACCCCCAACAACCACCTAATTCGATGCTTAAAAAGAGAAAAGAAAAACAAATACTGTTACGACAAGGAGGTGGTATTAAAGGCTCTATGACCAAACAGGATTGAGGTAAAAAAAATTTTATTTACTCGGAGGAAAACAAGTATGAAAGCAGTAACCATGCTGTTTCGAACATGCATGATACTTGGATGTATCATGCTGTTCACTCAACCTCTTGCGGCCAAGGAAAAAAGCAAAAAAGCCGACAAGACCGCACACACCATTGTTACAAAAGAGGCAAACACCATTGATGAACTCGTCGATATGCTGGACGAGAAAAAATGCGGTGAATGCCATTCCGAAATTCACAAGGAGTGGCAACAGTCTTGGCATGCCCAGTCTGTTGTCTCTCCCGGTGCTATAAAAGGTATTCATAATTTCTTCGCCATCGGTCTTCCGAAAGAATGGAAAAAACCGATAACCAAGGCCGAGGTAATGAAATGTTATGACTGCCATGCCCCGGTAATACAATATGCTTCTGAAAAGTTAGCCGTAGAAATAGCCGAGATGGTCATTACGGCCCATAAGGAAAAAGATAAACCGGCTGGCGAAAAGGCCAAAAAAGAGTTATCCAAGCTGAGTGTCGGCTGTGTTTCCTGTCATAACCTGAAGGCCACCAGCGTTGCCCGTGGCCTGCGCGGCGACCCCAAGAAGGGTGCCATCTACGGCGCCACAGGAGCGGATAGTGATGGTGCTCATGAAACCATTCAGACCGTGGATATCACCCGTTCGGTCATGTGTATGCAATGTCATGGCAAGTATAAAGCTCCAGACGGAGAAACCATCCAGTGTAACACGCTTTCCGGCAGCTTCCAGAACGCCTACCAAAATAACGGCGGCACCGAAACTTGTCAGGACTGCCATATGCTAAAGAATAGCAAGACTGGCAAAAAGAGCCATATCATGCCCGGTGGCCATGATCTGGACATGGTGAAAAAAGGGCTCGGACTGAAAGTCAATTTTGCTCAATATCGTCACCTGCCCGGCAAGATCAAGGGCGTGAAAAACGATAAGGCCTGGGTACCCAGTGCGGTAGTGACAGCCTTTGTCGAGAATAAGGCGGGACATCGTATCCCGGATGGCTGACTGTGGTCAGGCAAAGTGGTCCTGGAAGTGACCGCACGAAATCTTGAAGAAAAAGACCCGAAAAAACAAGTACTCTATTCTGCACAAAAAACCTGGTTCGAGATCGGCGTTGATATGGACAGGGATATGCGCTACGGTGCTTGGCAGATCAAAGAAATCATTGATCTGACCCTGCCCCCGAGCCAGACCCAGAAAGTAGAGCACCTTATGAACTTTGATACAGATACCGAAGAGGTTGAGATCGAAGTGAAGCTGTTGTATTACATCAGCGGCGGAAAAGGTGATGTAATCTTTACCGAAAAGAAACAGTTCACCTATGAAATTGACTGATTCTTTTGTTCATCAGGTCTGCTATTAACCTGATGAACAGGCATTTCGGGAGGTCGCGTTTTATGACCTCCTCAAAGGGCAAGACGATATATTCGCCTTGCCCTTGTTTTTTTGGAAGCGAAAGAACTCTCCGCCCCGCCACCATCAATCACTTCGGTAACCGGATTCAACAGGGACTCTGCTCAGCATACTTCTCAAACCTCTTCCTTTTCATCCCAGAGATTCGCCACAGTATAGGGGCCATCTTCTAAGGCCCAAAAGGCTCCGCTGACATAACGACGCTGCCGATCAAGTGCTGCGATATTTTCCATATCATCAGGGATCAACTCCAAGCTGGCCGCAGCAAGATTTTGCTGCATTCGGGCAGGGTTGACTGACTTAGGAATAACAACGGTCTCACGCTGCACAGCCCAGTTTATAAGGATCTGAGCAGCTGTACAGCCATGCTGCTCCGCTATTTGACAAACCACAGCTTCCTTCAACAGCACTGGTTCATCATCTTCCTTAAAAACAGATGGCCTGTCAGGCGACCCCAGGGGAGAATACGCTGTTATATGCACCTTATTCTTACGACAAAAATCCAACATCTCCGGCTGCTGCAAATAAGGATGCAACTCTATCTGGTTCATTTCAGGTCGCCTGCGAGCGACTTCCAGTAAGGCTTTAAGTTTTGGCACACTGAAGTTGCTCACCCCGATATGACGGCTGAGCTTCTTATCCAGCACAGCCTCCATACCAGTCCAGGTCTGTGTGAGCGGTAATTCCTCCAGGGAGAGCATATCAGCTCCGCTTTCAGGAAAAAGACAGCCTTTCTTCAAGGCCACTGGCCAGTGAATGAGATAGAGATCCAGATACTCTATCTGAAGATCCGCCAGGGTCTTTTCCAATGCAGGCTGCACATCATCAGGCGCATGGCAATCATTCCAGAGCTTAGAGGTTATCCAAAGCTCTTCTCTGGACACAACACCTTCGTTGATGGATTCAGCCAGGGCCTTGCCGACCTCGGCTTCATTGCCGTAGATAGGCGCACAATCAATATGGCGATACCCCAACTTCAGGGCCTCTTTGACCGCCTTGTACACATCGCCGGGCTCGGATTTCCACGTTCCTAATCCCAGGATGGGCATTTGGTCACCGTTATCAAACTCCAGACTCTTCATCGCGTTTTCTCCTTTTTCGCAAGTGGGATATAAAATTAGTAAAAACCTAGAAATTCTTCAAAAACCTTCACCCTACAGCACCCGGCATAAGGGGGAAGGTATTTCTTGTTGAATTCCCTGCTAAAATGAACACTGTTACGCGGAACCTCCTCGTTTAACGTTATCCTCAAAGCCCTTGGCGGCACTCTAAACGCTGCTGGACCCAGGAAGCTAGCTTTTCCCTGAATATCTTGGCGTTATGGCGAATATCCACCGGAAAGACAGCAAAAATCATAAAGATTTCAATGCTGCTCGTCAAGGGATTAGAGCGGGCCAGCTGCTGTAACTCGGCACAAAGGTGCTTTTCATCTTTTGGCTTTTTCGCATACAGCTCAACGGTCAGAGCAGGTTGCTGCTTGCCCGGTTCCCCTAAACCAACCAAGGCAGAACGGAACACCTCAGGATGTTCGTTAAAGATGGCCTCACAGCAGATAGTATACATGGGACCCTTCTCAGTCAGTACCCGATGGGCCTTACGACCGCAGAACCAGAGCCGTCCCTGCTCATCCTGATACCCCATATCTCCCATGCGGTGCCATAAACCTCCAGCTTCCACATCAGGGATTTTGGCCATACGGGTTTCCTCTTCATTATGATCATAGGCTTGGGTTACCACCGGTCCTTTGACTACAATCTCGCCTATACTACCGCTTGACAGCACCTCGACCTCGTTCCAATCAGCCAAGGGATTATCAACCGGCTGAATAATCTCAACGCGCATTCCCGGCAAGGGACACCCAACACAGGTGCCCTTGCCGATCCGGGTCTGATCCCAAGTTTCCTTGAGAATTTCCCGCCCGCTGATAGAGGTGGACGGCAGGCTCTCCGTAGCGCCGTAAGGGATGTAGATTTCCCCGTCCTCGGGCATGATCCGCTGGACCCGCTCAATCAACTCACCTGGAACCGGGGCTCCGGCCATAAGGATTTTGCGCACTGGCAGGGTAATACGCTGATCAATGCAGTAGCGACTGACTACGTTCCAGATGGCTGGCGAACCAAAGGAATAGCTCACCTGCTTATCCTGGATGGAGCGAATAAATTTGGCAGGATCCACCTCTGCCGGTCGGGTGGGATCCATATCCGGGATCACCGCTGCTGCACCAAGGGCGGTGGCAAAAAGGGCGAACAGGGGAAAGCCGGGCTGATCCACGTCGTCAGGACCGATGCCGTAATAATCACGAATCTGTTGCAGCTGATGATAAAAAATACCGTGGGTGTACTGGACGCCCTTGGGCGGGCCGGTGGAACCGGTGGTAAAGATGATTGCGGCCAGCTCATCCTTTTCCGTATTCACAGCCGTGAAATCCGTGCTTTCCTTGCGGGCTGCTCCCTGCATGGACGTTCCGCAGAGTCCCGGAAGATGTATGCCGACACAGAAACGCCGCTCCACCGTGACAAAGGGCTGCCTGAACAGGCGGGAAAAAAGATGGACCTGTGGGATGGCGATCAGCACCTTGGGTTGGACCGAGCCGATGCAGCGGAGCAGGTTTTTATAGCCCATGCCCGGATCAATGAGAATTACCACCGCACCCAGCTGAAACAGGGCATAGGTCAGGCAGATGAACTCCATTGACGGGCGCACCATGAGCATGACCCGGTCACCGCGTTGGACGCCTTTGACTTGCAGGGCATTGGCATAGCGGTTGCTGTTGGCTAGTACTTCCTGAAAGGTCCATTGCTGATATGTGCCGTTCTTGCCGGTGACTAAGGCGACAGCGTCTTTACGTTCCGCAGCGGCCTTGTGTAGGGCTGCGCCTATGTTGCAGTTGTTCATGACAGATTAAGTGAAGAGGGGGGGGACAGGTTGATTTTTCAATTAATATACTCAGTTCTCCGTCAAACACCAATTTATAACGTCCTTTTTTCGGCTTTCTTTGCTGCGTTCAATGATGCGGCGGGTAACCTGCTCAACGATCGTATGCATGATGTCCGATAGCTGTTTTAATTTGACAATATGTCGATTATGACATATTCTTATTGCACAATGAAGCTGAATGACAAACCTATAGTCTGGCTGCACGGAGAAATAAAATCTCCACCATTGTCCGACAAGTCAAGGCTGGAAGCAGGATATCTGTTACGACTTCTGCAACTGGGCAAATCTTTGTCTTTGCCTCAATCGAGACCTTTACCTGTTATCGGCCCGAGATGCCATGAACTCAGAATAAACGATAAAGATTCGATATGGCGAATCATCTATCAAGTTGATCCAGACGCTGTCGTACTTCTGGAAGTGTTCAGTAAAAAGACCCAAAAAACACCTCAGTCAGTAATTGATGTGTGTAAAGAGCGACTCAAAGCATACGATCATGGATAAAAGTAAACAAGAAAAATTAGAAAAGAAAGGTTGGAAAATCGGTTCGACCGACGATTTTTTACATCTGACAGCAGAAGAAGCCGAGTATATCGAAATGAAGATCAAGCTGAGTAATTATCTCAGATCATTTCGTAAAACCCGGAATCTCACCCAAGCCCAATTAGCGGAATTAATCCATTCCAGTCAGTCTCGGGTTGCAAAGATGGAAC includes:
- a CDS encoding helix-turn-helix transcriptional regulator, which codes for MDKSKQEKLEKKGWKIGSTDDFLHLTAEEAEYIEMKIKLSNYLRSFRKTRNLTQAQLAELIHSSQSRVAKMEHGDPTVSLDLIIRSLFAMGTTKQDLAQELLT
- a CDS encoding aldo/keto reductase; translated protein: MKSLEFDNGDQMPILGLGTWKSEPGDVYKAVKEALKLGYRHIDCAPIYGNEAEVGKALAESINEGVVSREELWITSKLWNDCHAPDDVQPALEKTLADLQIEYLDLYLIHWPVALKKGCLFPESGADMLSLEELPLTQTWTGMEAVLDKKLSRHIGVSNFSVPKLKALLEVARRRPEMNQIELHPYLQQPEMLDFCRKNKVHITAYSPLGSPDRPSVFKEDDEPVLLKEAVVCQIAEQHGCTAAQILINWAVQRETVVIPKSVNPARMQQNLAAASLELIPDDMENIAALDRQRRYVSGAFWALEDGPYTVANLWDEKEEV
- a CDS encoding glycosyltransferase family A protein, which produces MISVIIPTCNRAEFLEQAIASVLDQSLACGEILVVDDGSVDATSEVVRKISGSAAVPIRYLYQENKGASAARNKGIAEAQYDLFCFLDSDDRWAPRKLEMQLEAMERQPHYLISHTREIWYRQGKRVNQKKKHAPPHGEIFNRSLRMCVVGMSTVMVRRELFTRYGLFAEDMLCCEDYDLWLRVSREEEFLLIDEALTLKDGGRPDQLSALHRQGMDTWRIRSLCRLLESGRLSSEQYTWALAELERKCTVYGKGCLKHGRPEEGERYLTLPEQFRVKKKFLI
- a CDS encoding fatty acid CoA ligase family protein → MNNCNIGAALHKAAAERKDAVALVTGKNGTYQQWTFQEVLANSNRYANALQVKGVQRGDRVMLMVRPSMEFICLTYALFQLGAVVILIDPGMGYKNLLRCIGSVQPKVLIAIPQVHLFSRLFRQPFVTVERRFCVGIHLPGLCGTSMQGAARKESTDFTAVNTEKDELAAIIFTTGSTGPPKGVQYTHGIFYHQLQQIRDYYGIGPDDVDQPGFPLFALFATALGAAAVIPDMDPTRPAEVDPAKFIRSIQDKQVSYSFGSPAIWNVVSRYCIDQRITLPVRKILMAGAPVPGELIERVQRIMPEDGEIYIPYGATESLPSTSISGREILKETWDQTRIGKGTCVGCPLPGMRVEIIQPVDNPLADWNEVEVLSSGSIGEIVVKGPVVTQAYDHNEEETRMAKIPDVEAGGLWHRMGDMGYQDEQGRLWFCGRKAHRVLTEKGPMYTICCEAIFNEHPEVFRSALVGLGEPGKQQPALTVELYAKKPKDEKHLCAELQQLARSNPLTSSIEIFMIFAVFPVDIRHNAKIFREKLASWVQQRLECRQGL
- the extKL gene encoding multiheme c-type cytochrome ExtKL, which gives rise to MLFTQPLAAKEKSKKADKTAHTIVTKEANTIDELVDMLDEKKCGECHSEIHKEWQQSWHAQSVVSPGAIKGIHNFFAIGLPKEWKKPITKAEVMKCYDCHAPVIQYASEKLAVEIAEMVITAHKEKDKPAGEKAKKELSKLSVGCVSCHNLKATSVARGLRGDPKKGAIYGATGADSDGAHETIQTVDITRSVMCMQCHGKYKAPDGETIQCNTLSGSFQNAYQNNGGTETCQDCHMLKNSKTGKKSHIMPGGHDLDMVKKGLGLKVNFAQYRHLPGKIKGVKNDKAWVPSAVVTAFVENKAGHRIPDGULWSGKVVLEVTARNLEEKDPKKQVLYSAQKTWFEIGVDMDRDMRYGAWQIKEIIDLTLPPSQTQKVEHLMNFDTDTEEVEIEVKLLYYISGGKGDVIFTEKKQFTYEID
- the gyrB gene encoding DNA topoisomerase (ATP-hydrolyzing) subunit B, yielding MSEQGNASYGAEQIKVLDGLEAVRKRPSMYIGNTAEEGLHHLIYEVVDNSIDEALAGHCDRIKVIIREDGAVSVEDNGRGIPVDKHPTEDMTALELVMTTLHAGGKFDHSSYKVSGGLHGVGVSVVNALSTAVTAEIKRNGNIYRQHYECGDKTGEMEIVGTSEHTGTMITFKPDPAIFTETVTFKYEIVRNRLRELAFLNRGIVIFLKDERNGAEDEFHFKGGIVEYVEYLNRKRTPVHPDPIFIEGEKDQVQVEISLQYFDGYSERLFSFVNNINTREGGSHVAGFRASLTKCINKYATDDIIPKNLKAKMGGDDVREGLTAIVSVRVPNPQFEGQTKTKLGNSEVKSIVASICNDKLGEYMERNPQVARLILSKAVEAARARDAAKRARELSRKKGGLSVMMAGKLAECQSKNPEERELFIVEGDSAGGSAKQGRDRSVQAILPLRGKIMNVEKARFDKILGSEEIKQLIASLGTGIGREEFDQEKLRYHKIIIMTDADVDGAHIRTLLLTFFYRQMLPLVENGYVYIGQPPLYRLGRGKKEQYFIDDDALNSYLYDQAAQTVRVRREDGKEIEGQAMVNLLKKFTFFGRINSFLERMNIQEKLTLFLLENNVHSADQFQDKAFLEGLLEKLAPLDPIFGNIRVCRWRPSCSEVDVAFRGHGHSRATIGPNIPLIPEYRHALDLYPEIREHIHGSFTIMKALNTGQEKEIQAENWHDLIRLVREETFKGSHLQRYKGLGEMNPEQLWDTTMNPENRTLLQVKIEDAESADDLFVTLMGDKVEPRREFIQNHALEVAELDV